The genomic interval CGTGGAGGTGAGCGTCACCGATACACCGGAGCCGTAGGTCGCAGAGCAGCCCGAGCTTCCCGCCGAGCCTCCGGTGATGGTGCAGTTGATCCCGGCCGGGCTCGAGCTGACCATGCCGCTCCCGCCCGCGCCGCCTGCAACGGTCAGCGGGAATGAGCTCGCCGGCGGGGAGAACGTGATCTTCACCGTGCGAGCCACGTTCATGGTGACCTGGCAGGCGAGAGGGTTCTCCGTCACGGCCTGATCGCACCCCGTCCAAGCGCCGGTAGCAGCCCCGGAGGGTGCGGCCGTCAGCGTCAACACCATTCCGGTCTTGTAGTCCTTGCCGCAGATACCGCTCTGTGTCGCGGTGGTGCCTCCCGAGTAAGTGACCGTGCAGCTGATTCCGCCGCGACTGGAAGCGATGGTGCCGTTTGCCCTGCTGGCTGAGGCGTCGATGGTCAGATGCTTCCTATTGGCTGCATTGCTCGCATCGAACAGATCAGGCTCGGTAGGCTTTTCCCGACACGCGTAGACCAGCGCCGCGCTGACGATGGCGAAAAGCGTGGCCGCAGCGGCAAGCGACCAGCGAGGACGCAGGCGTGTCATAGCCTACCTCAACTGATAAAAAGAAGACCTCGGCGAGACCTGATTGTCCAAACTGAGCTACGGAATCGGTGAACATACCGTCGGGTGGGCGAGCGCGCACTCCCCCAAGACTGCCCATATCGCGCTCGTCGCCCAGCCTGTTGTCCGTGTTGTGGTTACGGCACGTCCGGGGGGGGGTGTATCGCCGCTGGCGGACCGCTATGCCGGCCGCAGCGTGAAGATCGGCAGCTCCGGAGGACAGCGGAACCGGGCAGGGAGGGTAGTGGTCCCGACGCCGCGGGAGACGTAGAGCGGCGCGAAGGTGTCGCGGTACCAGCCTGCCACGAACGGGCCCGACCCCGGCGGGGTGACGGCCGGTACCAGGGGCAGGCGGATCTGCCCGCCATGGGTGTGGCCGGCGAGGAGGAACGCCGGAGTGGTCTCGTCGTGCTGCAGTCTGTGCGAGACGATACCCGGCGCGTGCAGCAGCCAGATCTCGATCCCTCCGACCGGGAGGCCCGCCCGGGCGCGGTAGATGTCGGGGCGGCCCATGACCGGATCGTCCAGTCCGACCAGCACCAGGGAGGTGCCGCCGATCGCGATCTCCCGCCGTGCGTTGATCAGCAGCTCGACCTTGGCGTCCCGGTAGATCTCGCCCAGCGGCGAGATGGCGCGGGAGTAGTACTCCCAGTTGCCCAGCGTGGCGACGGTAGCGAGGCTGCCCCGCGCGGCCCGGGAGAAGGCGGCGACCTCGGGCAGGGCCCGGCGATTTTCGATCATGTCGCCGGTGAACACGACGATTTCCGGCCGCTCTCGCTTCAGGTGCTCGAGCGCGGACTCGGCGGCCGCGACATTTCCCGGGAAGTGAACGTCGGTGATCTGCGCGATCCGGAGTCCCTGGAGACTTCGCGGCAGTCCCGGGACGCGCACGTCGTGCCGGCTGAGCAGCACATGCTCGGGCTCGATCAGCAAGGCATCGGCTCCGAGTGCGGCGCCCAGCGCCCCGCCGGCGAGGGCGATGAAGCGCCGTCTGGTCGTCTTCATCCGACGGAATCTAGCCGGATGGGGGCTCGCCCTTATTCCAAGGGTCCCCCGCCCAATGCCTGGTACAGCGCCGCGTACGCCGTGGCGGCATCGGTCCGGCTCTGGGCCAGTTGCTCCTCGGCCTCCAACTGAGTCCGCTCGGCGTCCAGCACCTGAAGGAAATCGGCCACGCCGCCGGTGAAGCGAAGCCGGGCGAGCTCCGCGGCCCGGGTGCTGGCCTCGGCGGCATCCTGGATGCGCGCCACCCGCTCGCGCGAGGACCGGTACCGCACCAGTCCGGTCTCCACCTCCTGCAGCGCTCGCAAGACAGTCTGGGTGTAGCGTGCCTTCGCCTCCGCCTCCAGTGCCCGGGACTGGTCCACCCGCGCCTTGATCCGACCCAGATTGAGGGCCGGCCACGAGAGGACCGGGCCCACCGCGTAGCGGAAGGTGCCCGCGTCACCCACCGAGCTCAGCGAGCCCGCCGAGTAGCCGGCGCTCCCGCCGACGGTGATGCGCGGCAGGTAGTCGGCCTTGGCCACCCCAACGAATGCGTGCTCGGCGGCCAGCTGGCGCTCGGCAGCCGCCACATCGGGCCGTCTCCGGACCAGTGAATCGGGGCTCGCCAGCGTAACGGCCGCAGGCAGCGCGGGGAGAGCCACAACGCTGTCCAGCTGACCAGCAACCGCTGCCGGCGGGCGGCCGATCAGCACGCCGATCTGGTACTGCGCTGCCGCCACCCTGGCTGCCAGATCGGGGATCGACGCCAGCGTGAAGCCGAGCTGCGCCCGAGCCCGCTCGGTGTCGAATGCGGTGCCCCGGCCGGCGTCGAGTCGCTCCTGCGTCAGTTGCAGGGTGTTGCGCTGATTCTCCGCGTTCCGCCGCGCCACCGCGAGCTGATCCTGCGCCCCGCGCAGCTCGAAGTAGTTCCGGGCCAGCTCGGCGGTGAGCGCCACCTGGACCCCGCGGACATCTTCGCTGGCTGCGCCGACCAGCGCACCCTGCGCCTGGACTCCGCGCCGCACCCTGCCGAACAGGTCGAGCTCCCAGGACGCGTCGAAGCCCGCATCCCAGATGTCCTGGTCGGGAAAGCTCCCCACCCCGCCGATCGGAAAGGTGGCGTTGGACAGGCGCTGCCGGGTATACCCGGCCCCGGCAGTGACGGTCGGGGCCAGATCGAAGGCCGATTCCAGCCGGGCCGCCCTGGCGCCGCGAAGCCGAGCCTCGGCCGCGTGCACGTCCGGATTGGTGCGAAGCACCTCCGCGATCAGGCGGTCGAGCGTGGTGTCGCTCAGCGGGCGCCAGAACCGGGTCAGCCCGGCGCCTGTATCGGCCGGTCCAGCGGGCGGGGCCGCCTGTGGTACTGCCGGAGCCGGAGTGACCACGAGCGCGCTGTCGGTCTTCGCCTCCCGGAACGCCGGGGGCACCTGCACCTCGGGTGGCCGGTAGGCCGGTGAGGAGGCGCACCCGGCCAGCGCCAGCGCCAGCGCCGGAAGGAGCAGCGTGGAATTACGCATGGATCGCCTCTCTCGCAGGGGCCGCCTCCGCCTCGGTGGGCTCATTTCGTCCCTGGTTCCGCTCGACGATCCGCTCGATCACTACGAAGAACACCGGCGTCAGAATCAGGCCGAAGAAGGTGACGCCCAGCATGCCGGAGAACACCGCCACACCCATGGCATGCCGCATCTCCGCGCCGGCGCCGGACGACAGCACCAGCGGTACCACGCCCATGATGAATGCGAGCGAGGTCATGAGAATGGGCCGGAGCCGGATGCGACAGGCCTCGAGCGCCGCCTCCACCCGCGAGCGGCCGCGGAGATGGAGCTCGCGGGCGAACTCGACGATCAGGATCGCGTTCTTGCAGGCCAGACCGATCAGCACCAGAAATCCGATCTGGGTGAAGATGTTGTTCTCGCCCCGGGTCAACCACACGCCGGTGATGGCGCAGAGCAAGCACATGGGGACGATCAGGATCACCGCCAAGGGCAGCGACCAGCTCTCGTACTGCGCCGCGAGCACGAGGAAGGCCAGCAGCACGCAGAGCGGAAAGACGAACACCGCCGTGTTTCCCGCCAGTCGCTGCTGGTAGGTCAGGTCGGTCCACTCGAGACCGATTCCGTTGGGCAGGGTCTCCTTAGCGAGCCGCTCCATGATGGCGGTCGCCTGGCCGGAGCTCACCCCGGGCGCGGGGCCGCCGTTGATGTCGGCCGCCGGATAGGCGTTGTAGCGGAGACCCCGGTCGGGTCCGTACGACTGCTTGACCCGGAGCACCGAGCCCAGCGGGACCATCGAGCCGCTGTCGTTCCGCACCTTGAGCAGGGCGATGTTGTCAGCCGTGGCGCGATACGGCGCGTCCGCCTGCACGATCACCTGATAGGTCCGGCCGAAGCGGTTGAAGTCGTTCACGTACACCGAGCCGAGATAGACCTGCATGGTCTGGAACAGGTCGGTGAGCGAGATCCCCTCCTGTTTCACCTTTTCCCGGTCCACCTGGGCCTCGAGCTGGGGCACGTTGATCTGGAAGCTGGAGAAGAGCCCGGCCAGCTGCGGCGTCTGATATCCCTTCCCGATCAACGCCTGGGTGGCCCGGTAGAGCTCCTCCTCGCCCAGCCCGGCGCGGTCTTCCAGCTGCAGCTTGAACCCGCCCACCGTGCCCAGGCCCGAGACCGGCGGGGGAGGGAAGACCGCGATGAAGGCGTCCTGGATGCTGCTGAGCTTCTGGTTGAGCGCGCCGGCGATGTTGAGACCGTACTCGGCCTTGCCCTTGCGCTCGTCGAACGGCTTGAGGGTGAAGAACACGATGCCCGCGTTGGGCGAATTGACGAAGCCGTTGATCGAGAGGCCGGGGAACGACACCGCCGACTGCACGCCCGGCTGCTTGAGGCCGATCTCGCTCATCCGGCGGATGACGGCTTCGGTGCGATCGAGCGTGGCCGCGTCCGGCAGCTGCGCGAACGCCACCAGGTACTGCTTGTCCTGGGTGGGGACGAAGCCGTGCGGCACCCGGTTGAATCCGAGGATGGTGAGCCCGATCAGCCCGGCGTAGACCACCAGCGCGACGGCGCTCCGCCGGATCACGCTCGCGACCGTGTGGCCGTAGCGCGCCGACGCCCGGGCGAACCCCCGGTTGAACGGCCGGAACAGCCAGCCCAGCATCCGGTCGAGCACCCGGGTCAGCCGGTCCGGCTTGGCCCCGTGCGGCTTGAGCAGGATCGCGCTGAGTGCCGGCGACAGCGTCAGCGAGTTGAACGCCGAGATCACCGTGGAGAATGCGATGGTGAGCGCGAACTGGCGGTAGAACTCGCCGGTGAGGCCGCTCAGGAACGCGACCGGCACGAACACGGCGCAGAGCACCAGCGCGATCGCCACGATCGGGCCGCTCACCTCGTCCATCGCCTTGTAGGACGCGTCGCGGGGCGAGAGTCCGGCCTCGATGTTCCGCTCCACGTTCTCCACCACCACGATCGCGTCGTCCACCACGATGCCGATGGCCAGCACCAGGCCGAAGAGCGACAAGGTGTTGATCGAGAACCCGAAGCCCAGCAGGATGGCGAACGTGCCCACGATGGAGATCGGCACGGCCACCAGCGGGATGACCGAGGCGCGCCAGGTCTGGAGGAAGAGCACCACCACCAGCACCACCAGGAGGACCGCCTCGAACAGGGTCTTCACCACCTCATGGATGCCGTCGCGGACGTTGGTGGTCGGATCGTACACGATCTTGTAGTCCACGCCCTGGGGGAAGTTCTTCTTGAGCTCCTCCATGGTCGAGCGCACGGTGCTGCTGAGCTGGAGCGCGTTGGAGCCCGGCGCCTGGAAGATGCCGATGCCCACGGCCTCCCGGTTGTCCAGCATGGAGCGGAGGGAGTAGCTCCCCGACGCGAGCTCGATCCGGGCCACGTCCCGGAGCCGGGTCATCTGCCCGCCGTCGCCGGTCTTGATGATGATGTCCCCGAACTCCTGCTCGTCGATCAACCGACCCCGGGCGTTCACGCTGAGCTGGTAGTCCACCGGCACCGGCATCGGCGGCGCGCCGATCACACCGGCCGCCACCTGGACGTTCTGCTCCCGGATAGCCGCGACCACGTCCGAGGCGGTGAGGTCGCGCGCGGCCACCTTCTGGGGATCGACCCAGATGCGCATGGCGTAGTCTCCGCCCCCGAACACCTGCACCTGGCCGACGCCGGTGATCCGGCCGATCACGTCCTTGATCTGGAGCAGGGCGTAGTTTCGGAGGTAGACGACGTTGTAGCGGTTATCCGGGGACACGATGTGCACCACCATCGTGAGATCGGGGGAGCTCTTGACGGTGGTCACGCCGAGGGTGCGCACCTCCTCCGGCAGCCGGGGGACGGCCTGCGCGACCCGGTTCTGCACCTGCACCTGCGCCAGGTCGACGTCGGTGCCGATCCGGAAGGTCACCGTGGTGGTGAGCACCCCGTCGGAGGTGGCCTGCGACGACATGTACAGCATGTTCTCGACGCCGTTGATCTGCTCCTCCAGCGGCGTCGCCACCGCCTCGGAGAGCACCCGTGGATTGGCGCCGGGATAGACGGCGCGCACCACGATCGACGGCGGCACCACCTCCGGGTACTCGCTGATCGGGAGACTGAACATGGCGATCGCGCCGGCCAGAAAGACCACGATCGAGAGCACGGCCGCGAAGATCGGGCGGTCGATGAAGAAACGGGAAAAACGCATCGCTCAGGGTCCCTTGCTGGAGTCGGCGCGGGTAGCACCGCCGACGCTGGCCGTGGTGGTCGAGTCCGGCTCCATGGTGGCCACGGTCGGGGTGACCTTCATGCCCGGTCGAACCCGCTGGAGACCGTTGATCACGATCTGCTCGCCGCCCTTTACGCCGGAGCTGATCACCCGGAGCCCGTCCACCAGGCGGCCCGGCTGCACCGGCCGGTACTCCACCGTCTTATCCGGTTTGAGCACCAGGACGAACTTCTTGTCCTGGTCGGTGCCGATGGCGCGGTCGAGCACCAGCGCGGCACGGTACCGGCCGCTGCCCACCAGCTTCATCCGGGCGAACAGTCCCGGCGTGAACGCACGGTCCTTGTTGGAGAAGACGGCCCGTGCCCGGATGGTGCCGGTCTCCGGGTTGAGCCGGTTGTCGACGAAATCGACGTAGCCCTTGTGGGGAAACCCGTCCTCGTTGGCCAGGCCCATGTAGATCGGGTTCTTCACATCCCGCGAGCTGGGGCGGCTGCCGGCGCGAGCGAGCGTGGTGTACTTGAGATAGGTCTGCTCGTCGCCCTCGAAGTAGGCGTAGATCGGGTCGAGCGATACCACGGTGGTGAGCAGCGTGGCGGTCGGCGGGCCCGCCTGCACCAGGTTGCCCGCGGTGACCTCCGCGTAACTGACCCGGCCTGCGATGGGCGAGCGCACCTGGGTCCACCCCAGGTTCAGCCGGGCGGTCTCCAGCGCGGCTTCGGCGGCGCGCACCGAGGCAAGGCTATTCGACTGGGCGCTGGTCCGGCTGTCGAACTCCTCCTGGGAAATCGCCTTGACGCTCACCAGATTCTTGGCGCGGTCCACCTCGCGCCCCGCCAGCTCGGCGCTGGTCCGCGCTTGCGCGAGCTGAGCCTCGGCGCGGTCCAGGTCGGCCTGGTAGGGACGGGCATCGATCTCGAACAGGACCTCGCCTTTCCGCACTTCCTTCCCCTCGGGGAAGGTCACCCGCTTGATGTAGCCGGAGACGCGAGGACGGATCTCCACCTGGTCCACTGCCTGGAGCCGGCCGGTGAACTCGTCCCATTCGTTGATGTCCCGTTCCAGCACCGGCGCCACAGTAACGGCGGGAGCGGGCGGCGGCGGGTCGGCCGGCTTGGACCCGCACCCGGGGAGAGCGGTGGCGAGCCCGAGCGTAGCTATGAGTGTAAGACCAGCTTTCGACATGCCTTCCTCCTGCACACCATGGATGTCTCTAGACGTTCGGGCCAGCTCGAAATCGACAACCCGACGACGCCCGCCTGCTGCCGGGACGGTAGTGTAACGCTTGTGAAACAGTTTCATGACTATTGTACCATTCCCGAGCCGCTCCGGCCCGACCAAGGCACCAGCCTCATCGTCCCTCCCCGCCCGCCGCCACCCCGGCACCCACCCGCCGCATCAGCTCACTGGTGTACGCCTCCAGCACATCGCGGCGTACCTCGCAGTGCAGGTACTGCCCTTCCCGCCACGACTCGACCAGGCCAGCTCGCACTAACTCCTTGATATGATGCGAGATGGTTGCCTTGGAAATGGAGAACTGCCGCCGCAGCCGCTGGCAGGGACACTCCTCCACGCCGGCAATCGACTCGAGCAGCGCCATGCGGCGCGGATCGGCCAACGCCTTGGCGATCAGGTCGAACTGAGTGCCGCCGAGCGCGGGACGCAAACGGGTCATCATAGTTCAATGATCGTCGAACTACTATCCGGAGTCAAGCCGCACCCACGCCACCGCGCTGCGGCCCCCCGGCCGCGCGACTTCCGAGGAGCAGCATCGCCGCAGACGGGCGAAGCGCGCAACCCCGTGCCGCCCCGCTGGTGATTACTCCTGGACGCGACAACGACCCGCCGGTGGATGCGCGGGCCGTTCCGTTAGGCAGCTATTGATCGACTTCCCGGCAGGCGGCGCTACTGATCGCTTTCCCGGCTCGATGGGCCGGACCAGCCGGCCTGGCGGGGTGGATCGCCGCGACGGAACTCGAAATGGGCCTCGGGGAGAGGCCGTCCGTCGAGACTCCAATGCGGCGGCGAGTGGCGGCGGTGGTACATGACGATCCGGGCGAGCGGAGCCGCCTGGTGCCAGAGACTCGGGTCGATCTTGGGGTACCAGGCGCGGTAGGCGTGCTTGACTCGAGCTTCCCGGTGACTCGCCAAGCGACCTCCTGCTCACGCTCCGGCCATGACGGCGGTAGGCAACGGAAAGGGGCCGGTCCCATGAGGGGCGGCCCCGGGCCGCGGAGGCATATCAGTGCCTGCCGGGCGATTCCGCGCGAGGGGCTAAACCGTCCGCCGTCCGCTGATGAAGTTGATCAGAAAGACCACCACCGCAATGACAAGCAGCAGATGGATGAGGCCGCCGGCCACATGGAACACCGTGAATCCCAGAAGCCATGCGACGACGAGAAGAATCGCGAGCCAGAGCATGAGTAACCTCTTCGTCTTAAGAGGAGTGCGCCCCGCGGAACGCCCTGCCGAGCCGCCCGTACCCCCAGCTCGCCAGCCCGCGGGCGACACGACGAGTATAGCGCATCGGTCGGGAGCTCTCTGTGACCGGACTTACAGGCCCCGCGGGAGTGATCTGGCGCACCATGCTGAGGCGCGTCTTCCCAGTTCGGGGCGGGCTTCGGGAGGACGCCGGCCGACGACGCATGACGAAACACGGGCCCCGGTCGGTGCAAGATCCTCCGCCGCTTCC from Gemmatimonadales bacterium carries:
- a CDS encoding metallophosphoesterase, whose protein sequence is MKTTRRRFIALAGGALGAALGADALLIEPEHVLLSRHDVRVPGLPRSLQGLRIAQITDVHFPGNVAAAESALEHLKRERPEIVVFTGDMIENRRALPEVAAFSRAARGSLATVATLGNWEYYSRAISPLGEIYRDAKVELLINARREIAIGGTSLVLVGLDDPVMGRPDIYRARAGLPVGGIEIWLLHAPGIVSHRLQHDETTPAFLLAGHTHGGQIRLPLVPAVTPPGSGPFVAGWYRDTFAPLYVSRGVGTTTLPARFRCPPELPIFTLRPA
- a CDS encoding efflux transporter outer membrane subunit; translation: MRNSTLLLPALALALAGCASSPAYRPPEVQVPPAFREAKTDSALVVTPAPAVPQAAPPAGPADTGAGLTRFWRPLSDTTLDRLIAEVLRTNPDVHAAEARLRGARAARLESAFDLAPTVTAGAGYTRQRLSNATFPIGGVGSFPDQDIWDAGFDASWELDLFGRVRRGVQAQGALVGAASEDVRGVQVALTAELARNYFELRGAQDQLAVARRNAENQRNTLQLTQERLDAGRGTAFDTERARAQLGFTLASIPDLAARVAAAQYQIGVLIGRPPAAVAGQLDSVVALPALPAAVTLASPDSLVRRRPDVAAAERQLAAEHAFVGVAKADYLPRITVGGSAGYSAGSLSSVGDAGTFRYAVGPVLSWPALNLGRIKARVDQSRALEAEAKARYTQTVLRALQEVETGLVRYRSSRERVARIQDAAEASTRAAELARLRFTGGVADFLQVLDAERTQLEAEEQLAQSRTDAATAYAALYQALGGGPLE
- a CDS encoding efflux RND transporter permease subunit, whose amino-acid sequence is MRFSRFFIDRPIFAAVLSIVVFLAGAIAMFSLPISEYPEVVPPSIVVRAVYPGANPRVLSEAVATPLEEQINGVENMLYMSSQATSDGVLTTTVTFRIGTDVDLAQVQVQNRVAQAVPRLPEEVRTLGVTTVKSSPDLTMVVHIVSPDNRYNVVYLRNYALLQIKDVIGRITGVGQVQVFGGGDYAMRIWVDPQKVAARDLTASDVVAAIREQNVQVAAGVIGAPPMPVPVDYQLSVNARGRLIDEQEFGDIIIKTGDGGQMTRLRDVARIELASGSYSLRSMLDNREAVGIGIFQAPGSNALQLSSTVRSTMEELKKNFPQGVDYKIVYDPTTNVRDGIHEVVKTLFEAVLLVVLVVVLFLQTWRASVIPLVAVPISIVGTFAILLGFGFSINTLSLFGLVLAIGIVVDDAIVVVENVERNIEAGLSPRDASYKAMDEVSGPIVAIALVLCAVFVPVAFLSGLTGEFYRQFALTIAFSTVISAFNSLTLSPALSAILLKPHGAKPDRLTRVLDRMLGWLFRPFNRGFARASARYGHTVASVIRRSAVALVVYAGLIGLTILGFNRVPHGFVPTQDKQYLVAFAQLPDAATLDRTEAVIRRMSEIGLKQPGVQSAVSFPGLSINGFVNSPNAGIVFFTLKPFDERKGKAEYGLNIAGALNQKLSSIQDAFIAVFPPPPVSGLGTVGGFKLQLEDRAGLGEEELYRATQALIGKGYQTPQLAGLFSSFQINVPQLEAQVDREKVKQEGISLTDLFQTMQVYLGSVYVNDFNRFGRTYQVIVQADAPYRATADNIALLKVRNDSGSMVPLGSVLRVKQSYGPDRGLRYNAYPAADINGGPAPGVSSGQATAIMERLAKETLPNGIGLEWTDLTYQQRLAGNTAVFVFPLCVLLAFLVLAAQYESWSLPLAVILIVPMCLLCAITGVWLTRGENNIFTQIGFLVLIGLACKNAILIVEFARELHLRGRSRVEAALEACRIRLRPILMTSLAFIMGVVPLVLSSGAGAEMRHAMGVAVFSGMLGVTFFGLILTPVFFVVIERIVERNQGRNEPTEAEAAPAREAIHA
- a CDS encoding efflux RND transporter periplasmic adaptor subunit, yielding MSKAGLTLIATLGLATALPGCGSKPADPPPPAPAVTVAPVLERDINEWDEFTGRLQAVDQVEIRPRVSGYIKRVTFPEGKEVRKGEVLFEIDARPYQADLDRAEAQLAQARTSAELAGREVDRAKNLVSVKAISQEEFDSRTSAQSNSLASVRAAEAALETARLNLGWTQVRSPIAGRVSYAEVTAGNLVQAGPPTATLLTTVVSLDPIYAYFEGDEQTYLKYTTLARAGSRPSSRDVKNPIYMGLANEDGFPHKGYVDFVDNRLNPETGTIRARAVFSNKDRAFTPGLFARMKLVGSGRYRAALVLDRAIGTDQDKKFVLVLKPDKTVEYRPVQPGRLVDGLRVISSGVKGGEQIVINGLQRVRPGMKVTPTVATMEPDSTTTASVGGATRADSSKGP
- a CDS encoding helix-turn-helix domain-containing protein translates to MMTRLRPALGGTQFDLIAKALADPRRMALLESIAGVEECPCQRLRRQFSISKATISHHIKELVRAGLVESWREGQYLHCEVRRDVLEAYTSELMRRVGAGVAAGGEGR
- a CDS encoding lmo0937 family membrane protein translates to MLWLAILLVVAWLLGFTVFHVAGGLIHLLLVIAVVVFLINFISGRRTV